In Oceanobacillus sp. FSL K6-2867, one DNA window encodes the following:
- the mraY gene encoding phospho-N-acetylmuramoyl-pentapeptide-transferase — protein MNLTVLLITLAIAFLITVLLSPIFIPFLRRLKFGQSIREEGPKSHLKKTGTPTMGGIMIIFSVIITSIIMASRVSESGIGYELWLLVFVIFGYGLLGFLDDFIKVAMKRNLGLTSLQKLFGQIVIALVFYFILRNQGFSTAVQIPGTDIQWELGWGYALLIIFMLVGASNAVNLTDGLDGLLAGTAAIAFGAFAILAWYGTGQNEAAVFALAVVGALLGFLVFNAHPAKVFMGDTGSLALGGAIAAISILLKMEILLVIIGGVFVIETLSVIIQVISFKTTGKRVFKMSPLHHHYELLGWSEWRVVTTFWLVGLLFAALGIYIEVGL, from the coding sequence GTGAATTTAACTGTTTTATTAATCACATTAGCGATTGCATTTCTCATTACCGTTCTTTTATCTCCAATATTTATTCCATTTTTAAGAAGATTAAAGTTTGGGCAAAGCATTAGAGAAGAAGGACCAAAATCACATTTGAAAAAAACTGGTACACCTACAATGGGTGGTATCATGATTATATTTAGTGTAATTATTACATCGATTATAATGGCTTCAAGAGTAAGTGAATCTGGCATCGGCTATGAATTATGGCTGCTGGTATTTGTTATCTTTGGGTATGGTTTACTTGGATTTCTTGATGATTTCATTAAAGTAGCAATGAAACGGAACCTTGGGTTAACTTCACTTCAAAAGCTGTTTGGTCAAATCGTTATTGCACTTGTATTTTACTTTATTTTACGTAATCAAGGGTTCTCAACTGCAGTACAAATACCTGGAACGGATATACAATGGGAGCTTGGTTGGGGATATGCACTGTTAATTATATTTATGCTTGTCGGGGCATCCAACGCTGTAAACTTAACAGATGGTCTAGATGGACTATTAGCAGGTACAGCCGCAATTGCATTTGGAGCATTTGCTATACTTGCTTGGTACGGCACCGGACAAAATGAAGCAGCTGTTTTTGCGTTGGCTGTCGTTGGAGCATTACTCGGATTTCTAGTATTTAATGCACACCCAGCAAAGGTGTTCATGGGAGATACAGGGTCACTCGCACTTGGAGGAGCTATTGCAGCTATTTCAATTCTATTGAAAATGGAAATTCTGTTAGTAATTATTGGTGGTGTCTTTGTAATTGAAACACTCTCCGTAATTATTCAGGTGATTTCCTTTAAGACAACAGGAAAGCGTGTATTTAAAATGAGTCCATTACATCACCATTATGAATTGCTTGGTTGGTCAGAATGGCGAGTTGTAACGACATTTTGGTTAGTAGGACTTTTATTTGCCGCGCTTGGCATTTACATTGAGGTGGGCTTATGA
- the murD gene encoding UDP-N-acetylmuramoyl-L-alanine--D-glutamate ligase: protein MRKLKDFPYSNVVVLGLARSGTAAAQILLANNRTIRVNDKQATEQDDVVIQLKEMGAEVIIGSHPISVLDGMDIVVKNPGISYDNPIVAEAMKRNIPIITEIELAYHLFDGPIIGVTGSNGKTTTTTLVTDMLKKSDQPVRVAGNIGIVATEAVQSMENNERLVLELSSFQLQGTEKFRPTTAILLNIFEAHLDYHKTLTNYKQAKFNIFRNQTENDYLIYNAEDKAITEEVKDARAKLVPFSVQQKLETGAWIDDKYVYFRNEKIIELNKIVLVGEHNLQNILAAIAAAKLNGATNEGIYQVLTTFSGVEHRLQFVENVNGRLFYNDSKATNILATQKALDSFKQSTILLAGGLDRGNAFTDLQPHLKHVRAMVVFGQTASKLKELADDAGIDTVIESQNVEEAVNAAYSISMENEVILLSPACASWDQYRTFEERGDMFVQAVHKLM, encoded by the coding sequence ATGAGAAAACTGAAAGACTTTCCATATTCTAACGTAGTTGTTTTAGGTCTTGCACGAAGCGGGACAGCAGCAGCACAAATCTTGCTAGCAAACAATAGGACAATTCGCGTTAATGATAAACAAGCAACAGAGCAGGATGACGTTGTTATACAATTAAAAGAGATGGGTGCTGAAGTTATTATTGGCTCCCATCCTATTTCCGTTTTAGATGGTATGGACATTGTTGTTAAAAATCCTGGTATTTCCTACGATAATCCGATTGTTGCGGAAGCGATGAAGCGTAATATTCCTATTATTACGGAAATTGAATTGGCCTATCATTTATTTGATGGACCAATCATCGGAGTGACGGGCTCAAATGGAAAAACTACAACGACTACATTAGTTACGGATATGCTCAAGAAAAGCGACCAACCAGTTAGAGTAGCTGGAAATATTGGTATTGTAGCTACAGAAGCTGTGCAATCGATGGAAAATAATGAAAGACTTGTGCTTGAACTATCATCATTTCAATTGCAAGGTACTGAAAAATTCAGACCGACAACAGCAATTTTATTAAATATATTTGAAGCACATTTGGATTACCATAAAACGTTAACCAATTATAAACAGGCGAAATTTAATATCTTTAGAAACCAGACTGAAAACGACTACCTGATTTATAATGCAGAGGATAAGGCCATTACAGAGGAAGTAAAGGATGCCCGTGCAAAGCTCGTTCCTTTTTCAGTTCAGCAAAAACTGGAAACAGGTGCCTGGATTGATGACAAGTATGTTTATTTCAGGAATGAAAAAATAATTGAGTTGAATAAAATCGTATTAGTCGGAGAGCATAATCTACAAAATATTTTAGCTGCAATCGCTGCTGCAAAGTTAAACGGTGCGACTAACGAAGGTATTTACCAGGTGTTAACAACCTTTTCAGGTGTAGAGCATCGTTTACAATTTGTTGAAAATGTTAATGGAAGACTTTTTTACAATGATTCAAAAGCAACAAATATACTGGCAACTCAAAAAGCATTAGATTCATTTAAGCAATCAACAATTCTTTTAGCAGGCGGACTTGACCGCGGGAATGCATTTACCGATCTGCAGCCACATCTGAAGCATGTTCGAGCAATGGTCGTCTTCGGTCAAACTGCAAGCAAGCTAAAAGAGCTGGCAGATGATGCTGGGATAGATACTGTAATTGAATCTCAGAATGTTGAAGAAGCAGTAAACGCTGCATATTCGATTTCAATGGAAAATGAAGTTATTCTTTTGTCCCCGGCATGTGCAAGCTGGGATCAATATCGAACGTTTGAAGAAAGAGGAGACATGTTTGTACAAGCCGTGCATAAGCTAATGTAG